Proteins encoded within one genomic window of Thermococcus sp.:
- a CDS encoding lipopolysaccharide assembly protein LapB: protein MNLKDEWGKALAEKDCEKLLELFDDYVDSIESEGELRKELKRLGEVAVECDDPYDLLHEIGHVYSHLDDVESVMELYKRVVEKKKDDPEEYATALYYLADAYEHFGMPEKAIETYKKLLEHEENVLKNDKEIALTLANLAVNYDELGETEKAIELMERARGIFERINDEKNRLISLLDLAHFYYELGDYGKAEELIKEVLRNPRDDEIEINAKLVEAEIHAGREDYDRAFKALREALLKAINVSDDIFGVVFDTLVDFIEGLFNEEAYDVITRNMETFAELFEDDTAYFFRAIGELARWKAGDNGAKKRFDEFYSKVENEELRSILDEWKRPKLSLSLEL, encoded by the coding sequence ATGAACCTCAAAGATGAATGGGGGAAAGCTCTTGCTGAAAAGGACTGCGAGAAGTTGCTTGAGCTCTTTGACGATTACGTTGACTCTATCGAGAGTGAGGGGGAACTGAGAAAGGAACTCAAGAGGCTCGGGGAAGTAGCAGTCGAATGTGACGACCCCTACGACCTTCTTCACGAGATTGGCCACGTTTACTCCCATTTGGACGACGTTGAAAGTGTGATGGAGCTCTACAAGAGAGTCGTTGAGAAGAAGAAGGACGACCCTGAGGAATATGCAACTGCCCTCTACTATCTCGCCGATGCCTACGAGCACTTCGGGATGCCCGAGAAGGCGATAGAGACCTACAAAAAGCTCCTCGAGCACGAGGAGAACGTCCTTAAGAACGACAAGGAGATTGCCCTAACATTGGCAAACCTCGCAGTCAACTACGACGAGCTCGGCGAAACAGAGAAGGCAATAGAACTGATGGAACGCGCGAGGGGGATATTCGAGCGCATAAACGACGAGAAGAACAGGCTGATAAGCCTCCTTGATTTGGCCCACTTCTACTACGAGCTTGGGGACTACGGGAAAGCTGAGGAGTTGATAAAGGAGGTTCTCAGGAACCCGAGGGACGACGAGATAGAGATTAACGCCAAGCTCGTTGAGGCCGAAATCCATGCCGGAAGGGAGGACTACGATAGAGCTTTTAAGGCCCTCCGCGAGGCGTTGCTCAAGGCAATAAACGTCAGCGATGATATCTTTGGAGTCGTCTTCGACACGCTCGTTGACTTCATCGAGGGACTGTTCAATGAAGAGGCCTACGACGTAATCACAAGGAACATGGAAACGTTTGCGGAGCTCTTTGAGGACGATACTGCTTACTTCTTCAGGGCCATAGGCGAGCTCGCTCGCTGGAAAGCAGGTGACAATGGGGCAAAGAAACGCTTTGACGAGTTTTACTCGAAGGTGGAAAACGAGGAGCTTCGCTCGATACTCGATGAATGGAAGAGGCCGAAGCTAAGCCTGAGCTTGGAGCTTTAA